Proteins found in one Sphingobium sp. V4 genomic segment:
- a CDS encoding glycogen/starch/alpha-glucan phosphorylase, whose translation MNLKGQTKLPKPAPRQVDPHVLAHEIVERLTYRIGKNATAAKPHDWLHAVILAIRDRVIDAWIDSTQKTYEEQGRRVYYLSLEFLIGRLMRDAASNMEMLDDLQAALDSLGVDIDLIAALEPDAALGNGGLGRLAACFMESMATVDVPAYGYGIRYVNGMFRQEISDGWQVELPENWLAHGNPWEFERREASYEVGFGGRVDPAEDEDAGPHQMHWKPSERVIATPYDTPIAGWRGKRVNTLRLWEAQPIDPILLDKFNAGDHLGALSESNRAEALTRVLYPADSSPAGQELRLRQEYFFSSASLQDIVRRHIQYFGSIQTLPDKAAIQLNDTHPAVAVAELMRMLLDDHGLDFDEAWDITRRTFSYTNHTLLPEALESWPVPLFERLLPRHMQIVYAVNSRLLAEARRSGQFDDGAIGAISLIDEHGGRRVRMGNLAFAGSHSVNGVSALHTDLMKVTVFADLHKLYPARINNKTNGVTFRRWLMQCNHGLFMLVREAIGDRFMDDPEALRDLDAFADDKGFQEKFLAVKRANKAALSDLLRKRVNARIDPAALFDIQIKRIHEYKRQLLNIVEAVSLYDQIRSHPEKDWVPRVKLFGGKAASSYHNAKLIIKLANDVARAVNYDPAVQGLLKVQFVPNYNVSMAEMMIPAADLSEQISTAGMEASGTGNMKFAVNGALTIGTLDGANVEMRDHVGAENIVIFGLTAQEVNDRRAQGYVPREVIGQSRELCQALDAIASGVFSPDDPDRYKALIQGIYDHDWFMVAADFDSYSAAQRDVDRLWTDQGLWAKKAIHNVARMGWFSSDRTIREYAADIWKIDA comes from the coding sequence ATGAACCTCAAGGGCCAGACCAAGCTTCCCAAACCCGCGCCGCGTCAGGTCGATCCGCATGTGCTGGCGCATGAGATTGTCGAGCGGCTGACCTATCGCATCGGCAAGAATGCCACGGCCGCCAAGCCGCACGACTGGCTGCACGCCGTGATCCTTGCGATCCGCGACCGGGTGATCGACGCCTGGATCGATTCCACGCAGAAAACTTATGAAGAACAGGGGCGACGGGTCTATTATCTGAGCCTCGAATTCCTGATCGGTCGGCTGATGCGCGACGCGGCGTCCAATATGGAAATGCTGGACGATCTTCAGGCCGCGCTTGATTCCCTGGGGGTGGACATCGACCTGATCGCCGCACTGGAGCCGGATGCAGCGCTGGGCAACGGTGGCCTGGGGCGGCTGGCAGCCTGCTTCATGGAAAGCATGGCGACAGTGGACGTGCCGGCCTATGGCTATGGTATCCGCTATGTGAACGGCATGTTCCGGCAGGAGATCAGTGACGGCTGGCAGGTCGAACTGCCCGAAAACTGGCTGGCGCACGGGAACCCGTGGGAGTTCGAGCGGCGCGAGGCGAGTTACGAGGTCGGCTTCGGCGGAAGGGTCGATCCGGCCGAGGATGAGGATGCCGGCCCGCACCAGATGCACTGGAAGCCGAGCGAGCGGGTGATCGCGACGCCTTATGACACGCCGATCGCCGGCTGGCGCGGGAAGAGGGTCAACACGCTGCGCCTGTGGGAAGCGCAGCCGATCGATCCGATCCTGCTCGACAAGTTCAATGCCGGCGATCATCTGGGGGCGTTGTCCGAAAGCAACCGGGCCGAGGCACTGACGCGCGTCCTCTATCCCGCCGACAGTTCGCCAGCTGGGCAGGAATTGCGGCTGCGTCAGGAATATTTCTTCTCCTCCGCATCGTTGCAGGACATCGTTCGGCGGCATATCCAATATTTCGGCAGCATCCAGACCCTGCCCGACAAGGCGGCGATCCAGCTCAACGACACCCACCCGGCGGTAGCAGTCGCGGAACTGATGCGGATGCTGCTCGACGACCATGGGCTGGATTTCGACGAGGCTTGGGACATAACCCGGCGCACGTTCAGCTACACCAATCACACATTGTTGCCAGAAGCGCTCGAAAGCTGGCCGGTGCCGCTGTTCGAACGGCTGCTGCCCCGGCACATGCAGATCGTCTATGCCGTGAACAGCCGGTTGCTGGCGGAGGCGCGGCGGTCGGGCCAGTTCGACGATGGTGCGATCGGCGCCATATCCTTGATTGACGAGCATGGTGGCCGTCGCGTTCGCATGGGCAATCTGGCCTTTGCGGGGTCGCACAGCGTCAATGGCGTGTCGGCGCTGCATACCGACCTGATGAAAGTCACGGTCTTTGCCGACCTGCACAAACTCTATCCGGCGCGGATCAACAACAAGACCAATGGTGTGACCTTCCGCCGCTGGCTCATGCAGTGCAACCATGGGCTGTTCATGCTTGTCCGCGAGGCGATCGGCGACCGGTTCATGGATGATCCCGAAGCACTGCGCGATCTTGACGCCTTCGCCGACGACAAGGGCTTTCAGGAAAAATTCTTAGCGGTAAAGCGCGCCAACAAGGCGGCCCTGTCCGACCTGTTGCGCAAGCGCGTAAATGCCCGCATCGATCCGGCCGCGCTGTTCGACATCCAGATCAAGCGTATCCATGAATATAAGCGCCAACTCCTCAACATCGTGGAGGCGGTGTCGCTCTACGACCAGATCCGGTCACATCCGGAAAAGGACTGGGTGCCACGCGTCAAGCTGTTCGGCGGCAAGGCGGCGTCAAGCTACCATAATGCCAAGCTGATCATCAAACTGGCCAATGACGTGGCCCGCGCGGTCAATTATGATCCAGCGGTCCAGGGGCTGCTGAAGGTCCAGTTCGTGCCCAACTACAATGTCTCCATGGCGGAGATGATGATCCCCGCCGCCGACCTGTCCGAACAGATTTCGACCGCCGGCATGGAAGCCTCCGGTACGGGCAACATGAAATTCGCGGTGAATGGCGCCCTGACGATCGGCACGCTGGACGGCGCGAATGTCGAAATGCGCGATCATGTCGGCGCGGAAAATATCGTCATTTTCGGCCTGACCGCTCAGGAAGTGAACGACCGGCGCGCCCAGGGCTATGTTCCGCGCGAGGTGATCGGGCAGAGCCGTGAACTTTGCCAGGCGCTGGACGCGATCGCCAGCGGGGTGTTCTCGCCCGACGACCCGGACCGTTACAAGGCGCTGATCCAAGGCATTTACGACCATGACTGGTTCATGGTCGCGGCCGATTTCGACAGCTATTCCGCCGCCCAGCGCGATGTCGACCGGCTTTGGACGGACCAGGGGCTCTGGGCGAAGAAGGCAATTCACAATGTCGCGCGTATGGGCTGGTTCTCGTCGGACCGCACCATCCGCGAATATGCCGCCGACATCTGGAAGATCGACGCATGA
- a CDS encoding serine hydrolase yields MTDGLDRVAARAAGMDPDRLAALVDMLDRTYIASGKLPHMQFLLSRDAQPLLSVTRGAARANGARLERDALYRIASMTKPVTSVAFMMLVDEGRVALDTPVADIVPEFAELRVGRANRARPGRPMAMIDLLRHTSGLTYGLQRQTPIDARYRRLGLDEFQQKRTSDQFIADLATLPLEFSPGDRWTYSVSTDVLGVVVERLSGLDLESFFRRRIFDPLAMADTSFLLPEDKAHRMTDAWRLAEGGGRAIADHGARSGWRRQRFLSGGGGLVSCAADYHRFARMLLGEGELDGRRLLKPETVALMHANHLPGGGDLASLSSGMFSEADYQGVGFGLGFAMNLASGTYYWGGVFSTYFWIDPVERLIGIFMTQLLPSSAYPVRAQLRQGVADAITERRGV; encoded by the coding sequence ATGACGGATGGTCTGGACAGGGTAGCGGCGCGAGCGGCGGGGATGGATCCGGACCGGCTGGCAGCGCTGGTGGACATGCTCGACCGGACCTATATCGCATCGGGCAAGCTGCCGCACATGCAGTTTTTGCTGTCGCGCGATGCGCAGCCGCTTCTTTCGGTGACGCGTGGCGCCGCCCGTGCAAACGGAGCCAGGCTGGAGAGGGACGCTCTCTACCGCATCGCGTCCATGACCAAGCCGGTCACCTCGGTCGCCTTCATGATGCTGGTGGATGAGGGGCGGGTCGCGCTCGATACACCGGTCGCCGACATCGTCCCCGAATTTGCGGAGCTGCGGGTCGGGCGGGCCAACCGCGCGCGGCCCGGCCGGCCCATGGCGATGATCGACCTGCTGCGCCATACGTCGGGCCTGACCTACGGCTTGCAACGCCAGACCCCGATCGACGCTCGCTATCGCAGGCTGGGCTTGGACGAGTTCCAGCAGAAGCGCACGTCGGACCAGTTCATCGCCGACCTGGCGACGCTGCCCCTGGAATTCTCACCAGGAGACAGATGGACCTATTCGGTATCGACCGACGTGCTGGGCGTGGTCGTAGAGCGGCTGAGCGGCCTCGACCTGGAAAGCTTTTTTCGCCGGCGTATCTTCGATCCGCTGGCTATGGCAGACACCAGCTTTCTTCTGCCTGAGGACAAGGCGCATCGGATGACCGACGCCTGGCGGCTGGCTGAGGGCGGTGGCCGGGCGATTGCCGATCATGGTGCGCGCAGCGGCTGGCGACGGCAGCGCTTCCTGTCGGGCGGAGGCGGCCTGGTGTCGTGCGCGGCCGACTATCACCGGTTCGCGCGCATGTTGCTGGGGGAGGGGGAACTGGATGGTAGGCGGCTGTTGAAGCCGGAGACGGTGGCGCTGATGCACGCCAATCATCTTCCCGGTGGCGGCGACCTTGCCAGCCTCTCGAGCGGAATGTTCAGCGAGGCGGACTATCAGGGCGTGGGCTTTGGCCTTGGCTTCGCCATGAACCTCGCCAGCGGTACCTATTATTGGGGCGGGGTGTTCTCGACCTATTTCTGGATCGATCCCGTCGAACGGCTGATCGGAATTTTCATGACGCAATTGCTGCCGTCGAGCGCCTATCCCGTGCGGGCGCAACTGCGACAAGGGGTGGCTGACGCCATTACCGAAAGGCGAGGGGTCTGA
- the glgB gene encoding 1,4-alpha-glucan branching protein GlgB, translated as MLTQEQIDRLIHGREDDPFATLGVHPAQKGFTACVLLPQAVRVTAQTLAGKAVGALERIHPDGLFFGRVSVRKRQPLRYVAHYDDGGDYALIDPYGFGPVLGPLDDHYFAEGSHGRLFDKLGAHVIAHEGATGTHFAVWAPNAKRVSVVGDFNRWDGRRGLMRHRADAGVWEIFLPDVGPGSAYKYEIIGADGVMLPLKSDPFAFKSELRPSTASIVAAPLDHVWGDDDHGDHWRKADPRREPISIYEVHAGSWQRDEHGEFLSWDELAKRLIPYVVGMGFTHIEFLPISEYPYDPSWGYQTLGLYAPTARFGDPAGFARFVDGAHRAGVGVLLDWVPAHFPTDEHGLANFDGTALYEHADPRKGFHPDWNTAIYNFGRREVAQFLINNALFWAERYHVDGLRVDAVASMLYLDYSRKAGEWVPNDHGGRENVEAVAFLQQMNKALYGTHAGVMTIAEESTSWPGVSKPVYGGGLGFGFKWNMGFMHDTLRYLERDPVHRAHHHDDITFGLMYAFSENFVLALSHDEVVHGKASLLHKMAGDDWQKFATLRAYYGLMWGYPGKKLLFMGQEFAQRAEWNEAAALDWHLLDHAPHRGVQQLLGDLNRLYRSRAALHARDCEAEGFEWVLVDAAADSVFAWVRRAPGAMPIVVISHFTPVMRHAYRMRLPSGGRWREILNSDAADYGGSGAGNMGAVRADEEGWANITIPPFATLMLELDY; from the coding sequence GTGCTGACGCAGGAGCAGATTGACCGATTGATCCACGGCCGCGAGGACGACCCCTTTGCCACGCTGGGCGTTCATCCGGCACAAAAGGGCTTCACGGCGTGCGTCCTGTTGCCGCAAGCAGTCCGAGTCACCGCGCAGACTTTGGCGGGAAAGGCAGTCGGCGCGTTGGAGCGCATCCATCCCGACGGGCTTTTCTTCGGCAGGGTATCAGTGCGCAAGCGCCAGCCGTTGCGCTATGTCGCCCACTATGACGATGGCGGCGACTATGCGCTGATCGATCCCTATGGTTTTGGCCCGGTGCTGGGTCCGCTGGACGATCATTATTTCGCCGAAGGATCGCACGGCCGGCTGTTTGACAAGCTGGGGGCCCATGTGATCGCGCATGAAGGCGCGACGGGCACGCATTTCGCGGTGTGGGCGCCCAATGCGAAGCGGGTGTCTGTCGTGGGCGACTTCAACCGCTGGGATGGTCGCCGTGGCCTGATGCGGCATCGCGCGGATGCGGGCGTCTGGGAAATCTTCCTGCCTGACGTCGGGCCGGGCAGCGCGTATAAATATGAGATCATCGGCGCCGATGGCGTCATGCTGCCGCTCAAGTCCGATCCTTTCGCCTTCAAGTCGGAGTTACGCCCATCGACCGCGTCGATCGTCGCAGCGCCGCTGGATCATGTGTGGGGCGATGACGATCATGGCGATCATTGGCGCAAGGCTGACCCGCGCCGGGAACCGATTTCGATCTACGAAGTCCATGCAGGTTCCTGGCAACGCGACGAGCACGGCGAATTCCTCAGCTGGGACGAACTGGCGAAGCGTCTGATCCCCTATGTCGTCGGCATGGGCTTCACCCACATCGAGTTCCTGCCGATCAGCGAATATCCCTATGATCCGAGCTGGGGTTATCAGACGCTGGGCCTCTACGCGCCGACGGCGCGTTTCGGTGATCCCGCCGGCTTCGCTCGCTTCGTGGACGGGGCCCATCGGGCGGGTGTGGGCGTCCTGCTCGACTGGGTGCCGGCGCATTTCCCGACCGACGAACATGGCCTCGCCAATTTCGACGGCACCGCGCTCTATGAACATGCCGATCCACGCAAGGGATTCCACCCCGACTGGAATACCGCCATTTACAATTTCGGCCGGCGCGAAGTGGCGCAGTTCCTGATCAACAACGCCCTGTTCTGGGCGGAGCGCTATCATGTCGATGGCCTGCGCGTAGATGCGGTCGCCTCGATGCTGTATCTCGACTATTCGCGCAAGGCCGGGGAGTGGGTGCCCAACGACCATGGCGGGCGCGAGAATGTGGAGGCCGTCGCCTTCCTCCAGCAGATGAACAAGGCGCTTTACGGCACCCATGCCGGCGTGATGACCATTGCGGAGGAATCGACCAGTTGGCCCGGCGTCTCGAAACCGGTTTACGGTGGCGGACTGGGCTTCGGTTTCAAATGGAATATGGGCTTCATGCACGATACGTTGCGCTATCTGGAGCGCGACCCGGTGCATCGCGCGCATCATCATGACGACATCACCTTCGGCCTCATGTATGCGTTCAGCGAGAATTTCGTGCTGGCGCTCAGCCATGACGAAGTCGTGCACGGCAAGGCTTCGCTGCTGCACAAGATGGCGGGCGACGACTGGCAGAAATTTGCGACTTTGCGCGCCTATTATGGCCTGATGTGGGGCTATCCGGGCAAGAAGCTTCTATTCATGGGGCAGGAATTCGCTCAGCGGGCTGAGTGGAACGAGGCTGCGGCGCTCGACTGGCACTTGCTGGACCATGCGCCGCATCGGGGGGTGCAGCAGTTGCTGGGCGATCTCAACCGCCTGTACCGTAGCCGGGCCGCTCTGCACGCGCGCGATTGCGAAGCGGAAGGGTTCGAATGGGTGCTGGTAGACGCGGCGGCGGATTCGGTGTTCGCCTGGGTGCGTCGCGCGCCGGGCGCCATGCCAATCGTCGTCATCAGCCATTTCACCCCTGTGATGCGGCACGCCTATCGGATGCGGCTGCCATCGGGGGGACGCTGGCGAGAGATATTGAACAGTGATGCAGCCGACTATGGCGGCAGCGGCGCTGGCAATATGGGGGCGGTCAGGGCCGACGAGGAAGGCTGGGCGAACATCACTATCCCGCCCTTCGCAACCTTGATGCTGGAACTGGATTATTGA
- a CDS encoding TonB-dependent receptor, with amino-acid sequence MSRRADLLLVTALAITSATPAQAADRHTISIAPGRLGEAAIALGRQTGVSIGMSDQSLAGVATGRIEGHLSVEQAIRRLLKGTGATARRIDATTWRITRIRPAPPPVAASPAPVQAALAPDLPPAEIIVTASKRDTPLPRYAGMVEALDNRAFTSGEAANGTATLLARISSLSSTHAGNGRNKLFIRAIADSALAGPTQATTGQYLGDMRLNYAAPDPDLKLYDVGRVEVLEGPQGTLYGAGSLGGIIRIMPNAPNLGEYGGQLSAGLSATQHGDPGGDASVTLNLPIVAEKLALRVVGYGVQEGGYIDDVDRSEDDVNRVRTWGGRAALRFAPGDDWTIDLNGVYQHIRGDDAQYATRSVGRFQRASSVAQPYFSDYLLGNVRIERQWDSLRLVSSTGYVRHELAESYDATQPDSAPALFRQNNEVDIFTTENRLVRDLDNGLGWILGGSYLESSSRLHRSLTSYGAGVQPSVIPGVPIYGMGRPAPATGVRNRVREATLFGEASFEPADGLIATIGGRLTNSRLSGEALDPVAALSSADLARAEAQADRSETIFLPSASVLTDAIPGVTLYAKFQQGFRPGGLAVDDQRVRRFRNDRISTFELGFRKGAPGRDRVAISANLAYTDWRDIQADITDRIGLPTTANIGDGRIYTFEGRIFVRPLPSLSLDGSFIYNDSRLSQPAQFLRALSYDGRSLALPNVANLGGRIAFDYRAPLADDMDFHLNGAARYVGKSRLGVGPILGQTQGDYVDTSLTASLTRGPVQYSLSLTNLLDSNGNRFSLGTPFDLRTDYYTPLRPRTVRIGIDFAF; translated from the coding sequence ATGAGCCGCAGAGCTGATCTTCTTCTCGTCACCGCCCTCGCCATAACGAGCGCAACGCCCGCGCAAGCGGCGGACAGACATACTATCAGCATCGCTCCCGGCAGGCTGGGCGAGGCAGCGATCGCGCTCGGCCGTCAGACCGGCGTCAGCATCGGCATGTCCGACCAGTCCCTTGCCGGCGTCGCGACCGGCCGGATCGAGGGCCATCTCTCGGTGGAACAGGCGATCAGGCGCTTGCTGAAAGGCACCGGCGCGACCGCGCGGCGGATCGACGCCACCACCTGGCGCATCACCCGCATTCGTCCCGCGCCGCCCCCGGTCGCCGCGTCGCCCGCACCGGTCCAGGCTGCACTCGCGCCCGATCTGCCGCCCGCCGAGATCATCGTCACCGCCTCCAAGCGTGACACGCCGCTGCCGCGCTATGCCGGCATGGTGGAAGCGCTGGACAATCGCGCCTTCACGAGTGGCGAAGCGGCGAACGGCACCGCAACGCTGCTCGCGCGGATATCCAGCCTCAGTTCCACCCACGCGGGCAATGGCCGCAACAAGCTGTTCATCCGCGCCATCGCCGATTCCGCTCTCGCCGGGCCTACACAGGCGACGACCGGCCAGTATCTGGGCGACATGCGCCTCAATTATGCCGCGCCCGATCCGGACCTCAAACTCTACGACGTCGGCCGGGTCGAGGTGCTGGAGGGACCGCAAGGCACGCTCTATGGCGCCGGATCGCTCGGCGGCATCATCCGCATCATGCCCAACGCGCCCAATCTCGGCGAATATGGCGGGCAGCTGTCCGCCGGCCTTTCCGCCACCCAGCATGGCGATCCCGGTGGCGATGCCTCCGTCACGCTCAACCTGCCGATTGTCGCAGAAAAGCTGGCGCTCCGCGTAGTCGGCTACGGAGTGCAGGAAGGCGGATATATCGACGATGTCGACCGCAGCGAGGACGACGTCAACCGTGTACGCACCTGGGGGGGCCGCGCGGCACTGCGCTTCGCGCCGGGCGACGACTGGACCATCGACCTCAACGGCGTTTACCAACATATCCGCGGCGACGACGCCCAATATGCGACACGTTCGGTCGGGCGCTTTCAGCGCGCCTCTTCCGTCGCACAACCCTATTTTTCGGACTACCTGCTCGGCAACGTCCGCATCGAACGCCAATGGGATAGCCTGCGCCTCGTCTCTTCGACCGGCTATGTCCGCCACGAACTGGCTGAAAGCTACGACGCGACCCAACCCGACAGCGCGCCTGCCCTGTTCCGCCAGAACAACGAAGTGGACATCTTCACTACGGAAAATCGGCTGGTGCGCGACCTCGACAATGGCCTGGGCTGGATATTGGGCGGCTCCTATCTCGAGAGTTCGTCGCGCCTGCACCGCTCGCTGACATCCTATGGCGCCGGCGTCCAGCCATCGGTCATTCCGGGCGTGCCCATCTACGGCATGGGCCGCCCGGCTCCTGCAACAGGCGTGCGCAACAGGGTGAGGGAAGCGACGCTGTTCGGCGAAGCCTCGTTCGAGCCGGCCGATGGGCTGATCGCCACAATCGGCGGACGGCTCACCAACAGCCGTCTGTCAGGCGAGGCGCTCGATCCGGTCGCGGCCCTATCCTCCGCCGACCTCGCCCGGGCCGAGGCGCAGGCCGACCGCAGCGAGACCATCTTCCTGCCTTCTGCGTCCGTTCTGACCGACGCCATTCCTGGCGTTACCCTTTACGCAAAGTTTCAGCAGGGCTTCCGTCCCGGCGGGCTGGCGGTCGATGACCAACGCGTCCGTCGTTTCCGGAATGACCGCATCTCCACGTTCGAGTTGGGCTTCCGCAAAGGTGCGCCGGGCCGCGATCGGGTCGCGATCAGCGCCAATCTCGCCTATACCGACTGGCGCGACATTCAGGCCGACATCACCGACAGGATCGGCCTGCCTACCACCGCCAACATCGGCGACGGACGCATCTACACCTTCGAAGGACGCATCTTCGTGCGACCGCTGCCGTCGCTCAGCCTCGACGGCAGCTTCATCTACAATGACAGCCGTCTCAGCCAGCCGGCCCAGTTCCTTCGCGCCCTCTCCTATGACGGACGGTCGCTCGCGCTGCCGAACGTCGCAAATCTTGGCGGCAGGATCGCCTTCGATTATCGCGCGCCGCTGGCAGATGACATGGATTTTCACCTGAACGGCGCAGCCCGCTATGTCGGCAAATCGCGCCTCGGCGTCGGTCCGATCCTCGGCCAGACGCAAGGCGACTATGTCGACACCAGCCTGACTGCCAGCCTGACGCGCGGGCCGGTGCAATATTCGCTGTCGCTCACCAACTTGCTGGACAGCAACGGCAATCGCTTTTCGCTCGGTACGCCGTTCGATCTGCGGACCGACTATTATACCCCGCTCCGCCCCCGAACCGTGCGGATCGGCATCGACTTCGCCTTCTGA
- a CDS encoding FecR domain-containing protein codes for MMNQEALAWVIRTRDPQFDDWDGFTLWLERDPAHAAAYDALMADDADLEAIIPPDPVGVPVAANDVEPGRRPWRWVGGGVIAAALVAAISVGMVNRSDIYTVATRPGETRTIALGDGTTIDLNGGTRLRLDHKDARFAALDSGEAAFTVRHDAANPFRVTVGDVVFEDAGTVFNIVHAGGATRIGVSEGKVIYNPQAEAIALPAGRALTDDTQGLRVMDIAPAAVASWRQGNLVYANAPVTQVSEDIARSLGITVRFTPQAGASRFTGTIRLDRNAARFFAGAAPLMGLSAVRQGDGWLLKEGPLKEGNEPQS; via the coding sequence ATGATGAATCAGGAGGCGCTCGCGTGGGTGATCCGCACGCGTGATCCCCAATTTGACGACTGGGATGGCTTCACCCTGTGGCTGGAGCGCGATCCCGCCCATGCCGCGGCCTATGACGCCCTGATGGCGGACGATGCCGATCTGGAAGCGATTATCCCGCCCGATCCGGTGGGGGTGCCCGTCGCCGCAAACGACGTCGAACCTGGCAGGCGTCCCTGGCGCTGGGTCGGCGGCGGCGTGATCGCCGCGGCGCTGGTTGCTGCGATCTCGGTCGGCATGGTGAACCGGTCCGACATCTATACCGTCGCGACCCGGCCTGGCGAAACCCGCACGATCGCGCTGGGCGACGGCACGACGATCGACCTGAACGGCGGCACCCGCCTGCGCCTCGATCACAAGGACGCGCGTTTTGCCGCACTCGACAGCGGCGAAGCGGCATTCACGGTGCGCCATGATGCGGCCAATCCCTTCCGGGTCACGGTAGGCGATGTCGTGTTCGAGGACGCCGGCACGGTCTTCAACATCGTCCACGCTGGCGGCGCGACCCGGATCGGCGTGTCCGAAGGCAAGGTCATCTACAATCCGCAGGCGGAGGCCATCGCCCTGCCCGCCGGACGGGCGCTGACGGACGACACGCAGGGGCTGCGCGTCATGGATATCGCCCCAGCCGCGGTCGCCAGCTGGCGGCAGGGCAATCTGGTCTATGCCAATGCACCTGTGACGCAGGTGAGCGAGGACATCGCCCGTTCGCTCGGCATCACCGTCCGCTTCACGCCCCAAGCCGGAGCCAGCCGCTTCACCGGCACGATCCGTCTCGACAGGAACGCCGCGCGCTTCTTTGCCGGAGCCGCGCCGCTGATGGGCCTTTCCGCCGTGCGGCAGGGTGACGGATGGCTGCTGAAGGAAGGGCCGCTCAAGGAAGGAAATGAGCCGCAGAGCTGA
- a CDS encoding RNA polymerase sigma factor — MATGLSAIFMANRPALLRFLRARGAGDDAEDLLQDMWMKLEAKDLGPVSDPLPYLYRMANNLMLDRYRSATRRERREQDWAEGAGGVMADPAEDIAIDERMILNEKLKEARGVLRDLGPRVELVFRRFRIEGVGQKVIAAELGVSLTTVEKDLQKAYRAMLALKQKMDTE, encoded by the coding sequence ATGGCCACCGGCCTTTCCGCAATATTCATGGCAAATCGTCCCGCCCTGCTGCGCTTTCTGCGCGCGCGCGGTGCGGGTGACGATGCCGAGGATCTGCTCCAGGACATGTGGATGAAGCTGGAGGCCAAGGATCTCGGCCCGGTCAGCGACCCGCTGCCCTATCTTTACCGGATGGCCAACAATCTGATGCTCGATCGTTATCGATCCGCCACCCGGCGCGAACGGCGGGAACAGGATTGGGCCGAAGGTGCCGGCGGGGTCATGGCCGATCCAGCCGAGGACATCGCGATCGACGAACGCATGATCCTGAACGAAAAGCTGAAGGAGGCACGCGGCGTGCTGCGCGACCTCGGACCGCGCGTCGAATTGGTGTTCCGCCGGTTCCGTATAGAGGGGGTCGGACAGAAGGTCATCGCGGCCGAACTCGGCGTCAGCCTGACCACGGTCGAAAAGGATCTGCAAAAAGCCTATCGTGCCATGCTCGCGCTCAAGCAGAAAATGGATACGGAATGA